The DNA region TGTGTCCTGTTGCCACCCATCCGAACGGGTCACGCGCCATTGCCCCCACCATGTCCGTTCCAAGTGCAGCGTTACCGTCATCGGTCCTATCGGGACGGTCACGGCATCCACCATGGCGGTACCTTGCACCTGCACGGTAGCCATTGCCTGCCAGAAGTTGAGCAGTTGCACCCGCTGCGTCTGCACCGTGAGCCAAAGTTGAGCGTTTCTGTTGCGGCACCACGACAGCACCATTTGCTGGATGTCTCGGTAAGTCAAGCCACCGCCGTCGCGGTAATGGGGCGCCACGCACCGCATCACCGCCCAGAAATCCTTGCGTTCCAACCCTTGCGCCCCGCTGTTAAGGGTTGCCTTGATTTTTGCTTCCGCGTTGCCGTAACACCGCCATGCCAACCCCACCAATGTCGCACAAAGGAGCGACACAGTCGCTAACCATAAGCCAATTCGCTGCGTCCGACCGACCGAAGGTCGCATCTGCGCTCACCTGCCGGTAGGGCAAAACCGCCGTGTCGGAAAGGCTGCCGTCTCACTTTTGCCGCATTCACGCCCTGAGCACCACCGACAAAGTTCTGTGTGGCAAACTTTTTATCGCCCAACAGCACACACCATTCTGCCGCAGGCAGGTGATGCCCATGATAGAGGAGCGCATGACGACGCCCGAAGAACCCGTTGCGGCAACGGAAGAAACCCCAACGGAGACGGTCACCGAGACGACCACTGCCGAGGTGGCACCAAGCGTTGAGGAGTTACAGATGCAACTGGCGCAGGCACGGTCGGAAGCCGAGGATTATCGGGAGCGCTGGCTGCGCGTCCTTGCGGATTACCAAAACTTTCGCAAGCGGGTTATGCAAGAGCGTGTGGACGCCTACAACGAAGGCAAGAAGGAAGCCGTTTTGACCCTTTTGCCCGTCTTGGACAACTTGGAACGCGCGTTAGCCAGTTTGCACGACGGCGCCGATTTGCAAGCCTACCGGCAAGGGTTGGAACTCATCGTCCGCTTGTTCCACGAAGCGCTGAGGCGGTTAGATGTGGAACCCATCCCCGCTGTCGGGCAACCTTTCGACCCGCACTGGCACGAAGCCTTTGAGCGCGTGGAGCGTGAGGATGTAACGGAAGGCACGATTGTCGGCGAGATAGAGCGGGGCTATCGCATGGGGGAACGGGTCATCCGCCCCGCCAAAGTCCAAGTCGCCGTCAAACCGCTGCCGCCGCTGCAACCTGTTGAGCCATCACCCGCAAAGGATGAGGAGTCAAGACCGTCATGACCCATTCCATCATCGCAGAACTGGCGCAACGCTTCCGCTATTTGGAGGAACGCTTTCTGCGATGGGAAGACCCTTACAACACCTCGCGGCAAGAAACGCGACAGGTTGCGGCGTTGCGACAGTCTCCGGTCGGAGCAATGAGCGTTGGGGTTGACGGTGCCCGTGCTGGTAGGCATCTTCGGCGTGCTCCTTCACCCTGTTTTTTGAGTCGCTGAAAGGAAGTGACGGTGATGCGTTCGGGGCACAAGGATTATTACGCCATCTTAGGTGTGTCGAGAGACGCGACACCCGAAGAAATTAAGCAAGCCTATCGGCGCTTGGTCAAAGAATGGCATCCTGACCTGCATCCCGAAAACCGCCAGGCAGCCGAAGAGCGGTTCAAGGAAATTCAGGAAGCCTACGAAGTGTTGTCCGACCCGCAAAAGCGCCGCCAGTATGACCTTTACGGCACCGCAGAGCCGACGCTGACGGCACCGTCTTGGGCGACCGCAGACCCCTTCGCCGACCTGTTTCAAATGGTGGACGAATTTTTTGGGGTCCGTGAACCGCATCGCCGCCGAACAACCCGCACGGAGCGGGGCGAAGATGTGGAGGTTGTGTTGACTCTCACGCTGGAAGAGGCGTTTCAGGGCGGCGAAAAGGAGTTGACCGTTGAAATCTGGGACACTTGCCCCGACTGTGCGGGCACGGGCGTGTTAGGCGGTTATCGGCGCTGCCTCGAATGTCATGGCTCGGGGCGCATCGCTTACACCCGACAAATGCAAGGCGTCTTTTTCCGTTCAATTACGACTTGCCCGACCTGTCAGGGGACGGGCGAGGTGCCAGGGCAAGTGTGTGCCGAATGTCGCGGCGTCGGACGCGTCCCGACGCAACGCAAGGTCAAACTCCAAGTGCCCCCTGGTGTGGAGGATGGAACGGTCTTTCGCCTGCCAGGGCAAGGCAACGCCGGCAAAGCCGGCGGTCCCGCTGGTGACCTCTATGTCACGGTGCAAATCACGCCCCACCCTATCTTCCGCCGAGAAGGAGTGCATTTGCACATAGATTTGCCCTTGACTTTCCCGCAGTTGGCGCTGGGCGATGTCGTGACGGTGCCGACACTGGACGGACACGCCGAAGTGACCGTCCCGCCCGGCACACAACCGGGCACCGTCCTGAAAGTGCCCCGCAAAGGTTTCATTAGCATGAAAAGTGGGCGACGGGGCGATTTGTTCGTCCATGTCCAAGTGACCGTGCCGACGGAGTTGACCGAGGAGCAGCGCAAACTGTTGCGCCAACTGGCGAAAACGATGGGCGTAAACCCTAAAGGCGCTGAACCGTCGTGGTGGGAGCGCATCAAGGAGCACTTCCGTAAAGCCTGAGCAAGGAGGCACAACGCAATGCAACGCTGTCGCGTCGCTGTCATCGGGGCAACAGGTTACACGGGCGGCGAACTGGTGCGGTTGCTGCTCAACCACCCGCACGCAGAGTTGGTAGCACTCCTGCGGTTGTCATCAGAAGAAACGCTGCCGTTACACAAGGCGCATCCGCATTTGAGAGGCTTGACCGACTTGGAATGTATGCCCTACGACGAGCGGGCTTTGGACGGCGTGGATGTCGCTTTTTTGGCGGTGCCCAACGGCGTCGCGATGGACTTGGTACCTTCTCTGTTGACGCGCGGCATCAAGGTCGTTGACCTTTCCGCTGACTTTCGTTTCCGCGATGCCGACACTTACGAGCGGTGGTATCGCAAACGCCACGCCGCTACCGATTGGCTGGCGCGCGCCGTTTACGGTTTGCCCGAACTGCGCCGACCACAATTGCGCGAAGCCTCCCTCGCCGCTAACCCTGGTTGCTATCCCGTTTCAGCACTGCTGGCGTTGGCGCCGCTGGTGCGTCGCCGCTTGGTGCACTTTGACAGCATCGTCATTGACAGCAAATCGGGCGTTTCAGGCGCGGGGCGGTCGCGATTGGAGGTCGCCTACTTGTTCACCGAACTGGACAACGATTTTCGCGCTTACGGCGTGGCAGGGCACCGCCACACGCCCGAAATGGAGCAGGAACTTTCCGCTTTGGCAGGCGAACGCGTGCGGGTGACTTTCACACCTCACCTTGTCCCGATGGTGCGGGGCATTTTTACGACGGTTTACGCGACGCTGCGTGAACCGATGGGC from bacterium HR17 includes:
- the argC gene encoding N-acetyl-gamma-glutamyl-phosphate reductase — protein: MQRCRVAVIGATGYTGGELVRLLLNHPHAELVALLRLSSEETLPLHKAHPHLRGLTDLECMPYDERALDGVDVAFLAVPNGVAMDLVPSLLTRGIKVVDLSADFRFRDADTYERWYRKRHAATDWLARAVYGLPELRRPQLREASLAANPGCYPVSALLALAPLVRRRLVHFDSIVIDSKSGVSGAGRSRLEVAYLFTELDNDFRAYGVAGHRHTPEMEQELSALAGERVRVTFTPHLVPMVRGIFTTVYATLREPMGAADVYNFYAADYNREPFVRLLDLGELPRVKAVVGSNFCDLSVFVDERTQRVIVLSVLDNLIKGAAGNAVQCFNLMFGWDEHAGLWHGGLAP
- the dnaJ_2 gene encoding Chaperone protein DnaJ, translating into MRSGHKDYYAILGVSRDATPEEIKQAYRRLVKEWHPDLHPENRQAAEERFKEIQEAYEVLSDPQKRRQYDLYGTAEPTLTAPSWATADPFADLFQMVDEFFGVREPHRRRTTRTERGEDVEVVLTLTLEEAFQGGEKELTVEIWDTCPDCAGTGVLGGYRRCLECHGSGRIAYTRQMQGVFFRSITTCPTCQGTGEVPGQVCAECRGVGRVPTQRKVKLQVPPGVEDGTVFRLPGQGNAGKAGGPAGDLYVTVQITPHPIFRREGVHLHIDLPLTFPQLALGDVVTVPTLDGHAEVTVPPGTQPGTVLKVPRKGFISMKSGRRGDLFVHVQVTVPTELTEEQRKLLRQLAKTMGVNPKGAEPSWWERIKEHFRKA
- the grpE gene encoding Protein GrpE, which produces MTTPEEPVAATEETPTETVTETTTAEVAPSVEELQMQLAQARSEAEDYRERWLRVLADYQNFRKRVMQERVDAYNEGKKEAVLTLLPVLDNLERALASLHDGADLQAYRQGLELIVRLFHEALRRLDVEPIPAVGQPFDPHWHEAFERVEREDVTEGTIVGEIERGYRMGERVIRPAKVQVAVKPLPPLQPVEPSPAKDEESRPS